The Sparus aurata chromosome 15, fSpaAur1.1, whole genome shotgun sequence genomic interval TATACATCTTTTCTCTGTACGTTTTCTTACTTGAAGAATTATGTCATCGCATATTTCTGTGTATACAGATTTCTAAACCTGATGAGTTTGATGTCATGGTGCCGATGCTTGTCGACCGAGCGAGTGTTGAACCATTCGGGAAGGATGGAGCCTTTTACAGTGTGGGACTAAAGCGTGGCAACAACCCTCTGAAGAAATTTCAAGAGGAAGACACCTTATCTGCCAGCGACATGCTCAAGGAGTTCAGGGAAGAGGTGAAGAAGAGTGTCAAGGGATTTACAGGTGAGCGtctaacaaaacacacactataTAACAGTGAGGATATGGAAGAGTCGGTCAAATGCACAGTGGGAACCAGTAAAGGTGACTGGCTAAGAGCATGGAAACACTGGTAAAGTTTCATCGTCCACAAACATTAAACAAGTGAAGGGGACTTGTTCAAAACGTTAAatccttttaattaaaaaatatttggaaTCTTCCGTGCGGCTGCTCAAACTAAAAGTCTTGGAGATATTGACTTGACTGAGTTTAAATTtttggtgaacttatcctttaatccTACTGGTTAAAATCTGACATAAATAAAGATTGTGTTGCGGCTATAAAATACGTcaatattcaatgaaaattatcCAAAGAAAAGGGTTTTGAGGGGGAAATGTCTGATATATATTAATgctgtgaacattttgatgaatggagaaaacatttagtttgtgtttgtttgttctttcagaATGGGAGGTgacgaaaaagaaaagaggttgCCCCGCAGTAACCCTCATCACACAAGTCAAATCTATCACCATTTCACTGGACATTGTTCTCTGTCTCATGGTCAAATCAAGCTGGCCATCTTTCACCAACGACGGCCTGAAAATAGAGGGCTGGCTGGGAACCAAAGTTAAGAGGGAATACAAGCAAAGTGGGTATTATCTCGTCCCAAAATACGAAGGCAACGGTAACAGGGAGGATGACGGGGTCCTTGCAAAGGGTAAGTCTTCTCTCAACTGGTGAACCATGATCAGATCTTGACTTATATAATAAGCTCAGGCATAGAGTTCAAGTTCTTTTGGCGCGTTCGACAATCTCACATCTGATGTCACGTGAACGATGTTACGGGGCTTTCACATCAGCATTTTCATGAATGAGAActagaaaaaaagaggaagcttCAAGTTCCCCTGCTCATCGATCATTTTGTCGCCTGTGACACGCAGATTCTTGGCGGGTTTCGTTCTCCCACATCGAGAAGGCCATAATGAAGAATCACGGATCAGAGAAAACCTGCTGTGAACAAGGAGGAGCTCGCTGCTGCAGGTTAGATCTGAATCTTACTGTATGATTTTCATTCCATCATATCTGAAGTTTGTTTGGACATAATTGAATTATTGTCCCGTGAGGCAAGAATCCATAATAGTCTGTTCCTTTCTCTTAACATATAGGAAGGACTGCTTGAAGCTGCTAAAGAACCTTCTCAGTGAGCTGAAGGAGAGCGATTCTTCATTTGACAAGTTCTGCTCGTACCACGTCAAGACCACGCTGCTACATGCCTGCTGCTCCAGAACTAAAGACACTGATTGGAGCGCATCAAGTCTGAGCCACTGTTttcagcagctcctgcaggatTTTGTGGCCCATCTGGAAAGCGGTGAACTCAACAACTTCTTCATCCCAACTCAGAACCTGCTCTCTGGTCCTGGCCCGAAGAAATGCAATATGCTGGCTTGTCGTATCAGGGAGGAATGTGACAGGGGTTTTCCTATATTCCAGCAGAAGCTACAATATGGTCACAAGGTCACTGCAACCTCATAATATGTATTATGAAATATCAGTTCACACTCGAGTCCACGTGGAGGTTTGTGCTAAATTTCACAAAAATCCCTCAATGCGTTCTTATAATATTGTCCTCACAAGATTTGAGGTCAAAGTGAACTTGACCTTAAACCTCCAAATGTAATCAGTTCATCCTCGAGTCTGAATGGACCTGTAAACCAAATTTGTACAAATTCCTGTGAGGCATTCTTGAGATGTCACATTCAAACGTTAGGGTTTTCAGAAGTTTTTAACTTATTCTTACTCCTTTTCCAACATGGATTGTCGTATGCAAATCTTTTACTGCAACTTTGTGTTAACCACgatcttgtttgtttggttttctggcctgtatttcattttatttcaaacatgttcGATATGgacataaacaaataaacctGCATGACTTTTCAATTACGTTTGgtctctcatctgcttctttaTGCCGCATGATAAAAAAACTGGTATTAGATTTCCTCCAAGTGGTTTTCATAGTGGTTGCCTAAAGGCTCGAGGGCACACAATGAAGTCTAAAACAGTATGATGATTGCTCGGCAGTAATGTTAAAGAAATTATATGCAGTGTTTGGAAAAATCGTTGATAAACCGTGGTATGCCTTTCTAATTGTTTGCGTCACTGACCCAGCTTCCTTCTCGGATGTGCTGACTCAGTACAAAGGAAAAAAGAGTGGAACAATCGCATGATTGTGCAATGTTAAATTCAATTGGCATTCAAACGTAGTCTCGTTTCTTTTTGATTTCCCAGTGAACCGATTCAACTGTCCTGCCCCCAGGCCAGTGTTACCATGTCTGTGTGGGTACTGGAAACGGTCCAAAGCATGTTTAATCATCACTTGGTCATCAGGTTGATATGAACTTTACAGGCCAATAAAAATATACACTGGGCATCAAGTCtcttttaaaggaacatttattaTACAGATTTCTTTCTGCCAAAATAAAGATATtataataaacacaatatacAGAGTGATACTCAGCACTGCTGTGGTCGGTGAGTTAGACACATAAAAAACAGTCACAGTTgtgcattttaaacatttttgaacaGCACAGCAACGTGAGGTGTTACTTCCTCTAAATGACAATAGATGAAGatctggcaaaaaaaataaacattttcaatacaagaaaataaatcaaatcaaaaagtaaaatatacatGAAAATTTATTTACACTACAGGTGGTTTCAGATCCTGTTCAACCCTGTCGAGAGAAGAAGCACAAGAATATTAATGTGTTTCCTACATTATTATTCAATGTGAACATCGGATGAATAAATCAAATTCAGTAACATCTTTTTATGTTTAAAGATCGTCGTATTGACCGTTTTCTGTCAGAAATTGTGGACATTTAGGTTTCTATCTTCGACCATCGACTTACATGGACAATCATGCTTTAGAATCCCCAATTCTGGCTTCGATCTCTGCCTCCTCTACCTCCACCATCCCTTcgcccccatcctcctcctcctcctcctcctcctcctcctcctcccccccatcctccgcctcctcctcctcttcctccaccgcctcctcctcctcgataTCCCGATCCTCCCCTGGGGTCAgacatctccttctccctcttgtGCTTCTCGTATCTCTCTGCCATCAT includes:
- the cgasa gene encoding cyclic GMP-AMP synthase, producing the protein MTGRGRPRKDKSPDKKCAKGKTRPEEIKPATLLKCTGKENRGESQSGTAMEQKAKEQKKKNHTEEKPSAQGKQKEETKKHSTEEQQRTPTEHTKAKTCGARPKTTVGIKKTHTAKDSPKTGKAKTCGGNIKLQEKFPKEVMTMWPEMLKDATKASPQTAKAKTCGRKAELQVQFAEEPSKDNLDACVQTPKPKARAGKVKSPPQFAEKTATTPLEKPKSIVRDKRRADKVKSAEKLPEKAAVDSILSKTLVNLKIRKKEISDAAEVVNKITNAIINHMKQKSECFKEVGNPLRSGSYYEKLKISKPDEFDVMVPMLVDRASVEPFGKDGAFYSVGLKRGNNPLKKFQEEDTLSASDMLKEFREEVKKSVKGFTEWEVTKKKRGCPAVTLITQVKSITISLDIVLCLMVKSSWPSFTNDGLKIEGWLGTKVKREYKQSGYYLVPKYEGNGNREDDGVLAKDSWRVSFSHIEKAIMKNHGSEKTCCEQGGARCCRKDCLKLLKNLLSELKESDSSFDKFCSYHVKTTLLHACCSRTKDTDWSASSLSHCFQQLLQDFVAHLESGELNNFFIPTQNLLSGPGPKKCNMLACRIREECDRGFPIFQQKLQYGHKVTATS